One Prunus dulcis chromosome 7, ALMONDv2, whole genome shotgun sequence DNA segment encodes these proteins:
- the LOC117634382 gene encoding phosphoglycerate mutase-like protein 4 isoform X2, giving the protein MATSSVPESSMAEFDSSCVGSDYAEIIVLRHGETAWNADRRIQGQLDVELNDAGRQQAALLGDRLSKEPKISLVYSSDLARAYETAQIIAARCGGLKGGGESRDRFHQRCTSSLQRIGNKHKAERVVVVSHGAVIETLDKQASPDGRSVRYVLNASVNIFHVYDDGKWTIKSWGDVSHLNQTGSLQSDFGRDEKSG; this is encoded by the exons ATGGCAACGTCATCAGTGCCCGAGTCGTCCATGGCGGAGTTCGATTCCAG CTGTGTTGGCTCGGATTACGCGGAGATCATAGTACTGCGTCACGGTGAAACGGCCTGGAACGCTGATAGAAGAATCCAG GGGCAACTGGATGTTGAATTAAATGATGCTGGGAGGCAGCAAGCAGCTCTA TTGGGTGATAGGTTATCCAAGGAGCCCAAGATCTCCCTTGTATATTCTTCTGACTTAGCAAGAGCTTATGAAACTGCGCAGATAATTGCAGCCAGGTGCGGCGGGCTAAAG GGTGGTGGAGAAAGTCGCGATCGATTTCATCAACGTTGCACGTCATCATTGCAGAGAATTGGCAATAAGCACAAAG CAGAGCGAGTAGTTGTGGTCAGTCATGGAGCGGTTATTGAAACACTCGACAAACAGGCTTCCCCGGATGGCAGGTCTGTCAGATATGTACTCAATGCATCCGTCAACATATTTCACGTGTATGATGACGGCAAATGGACCATAAAATCCTGGGGTGATGTTAGTCACCTCAACCAAACAGGTTCTCTGCAATCAGATTTCGGCAGGGACGAAAAATCTGGTTAG
- the LOC117636205 gene encoding zinc finger CCCH domain-containing protein 62, whose translation MAGREGKRAFICISSSSEEEEEDDDSDQVEDSGTEEEEDDGDDEDDEGDDYDDDQIEEGDDEALSNKVIRSLKEGSDLDSLNLKECKAYLRRNGLRISGTKSVCIQRIEEHQRLKDGNGEALYPKSSFVVNCTGDVCKGDVVLFTQKVYEKFDKVTRHGRILGKRTVAGRVVKESYGAAKQQHTFTVEVLWSRGIKKLCPLFPLLVKGRNLYRLRTFRQRWSNEAERSKVLAEKHRRGEAARRVRAMKKSKKSAANGGVKRQKQSHFTRPNQIRKNNESEKGKHLDRLQKRTSHGSFCQHRAALPSKQLTLQRSAMSKASQCFSRHQNPACFNIDRVPALHSQAVPQIRLQSQLEFQHRSAPFQSFSHAMNSNSTMLRYPVTTNVDTLIAPASQFQRFSNSSHSHNGYVLPGHNLGNWDHLPGVNFGRRFHPYSSGADTNGQMRMGQR comes from the exons ATGGCCGGCAGGGAAGGTAAGCGCGCTTTTATTTGCATCTCTTCGtcttctgaagaagaagaagaagacgacgaCAGCGACCAAGTAGAAGACAGCGgcacagaagaagaagaagatgatggcgACGATGAAGACGACGAAGGTGACGACTATGATGATGATCAAATTGAGGAGGGCGATGACGAGGCTCTCTCCAACAAAGTGATCCGCTCTCTCAAag AAGGGAGTGATTTGGATTCTTTAAATCTCAAAGAGTGCAAAGCATATTTGCGGAGGAACGGCCTCAGAATATCTGGAACCAAATCTGTTTGTATACAAAGAATCGAAGAGCACCAGAG ATTGAAAGATGGAAATGGTGAAGCACTTTACCCTAAATCATCCTTTGTAGTTAATTGTACAG GTGATGTCTGCAAGGGAGATGTCGTACTCTTCACCCAGAAAGTTTATGAGAA ATTTGATAAAGTGACAAGGCACGGAAGGATTCTAGGGAAGAGAACTGTTGCTGGCAGGGTTGTCAAAGAAAGCTATGGTGCAGCCAAACAACAACATACTTTTACG GTTGAAGTGCTGTGGAGCAGGGGAATAAAGAAGCTGTGCCCTCTATTTCCTTTGCTTGTGAAGGGTCGTAATCTCTATAGATTGAGAACCTTTAGACAG CGCTGGAGTAATGAAGCTGAAAGATCAAAAGTGCTTGCTGAGAAGCACAGACGAGGTGAAGCAGCAAGACGTGTCAGAGCAATGAAAAAATCGAAGAAATCAGCTGCAAATGGAG GTGTGAAACGTCAGAAGCAATCACATTTTACCAGACCAAATCAAATTAGGAAAAACAATGAATCAGAAAAGGGAAAGCATTTGGATAGACTCCAAAAAAGGACATCCCATGGATCTTTCTGTCAACATCGAGCAGCCCTACCATCAAAACAGCTGACTTTGCAACGAAGTGCAATGAGTAAAGCCTCTCAATGTTTTAGTAGGCATCAGAATCCAGCTTGCTTTAATATTGATAGAGTTCCAGCTCTTCATTCACAGGCTGTCCCTCAAATACGTCTCCAATCTCAACTAGAATTTCAACACAGGAGTGCACCTTTCCAGTCTTTTAGTCATGCCATGAACTCGAATTCAACCATGTTGAGATATCCTGTAACAACTAATGTTGATACACTTATTGCACCTGCCTCACAATTTCAGAGGTTCAGTAACAGCAGTCATAGCCACAATGGTTATGTACTTCCTGGCCACAATCTTGGAAATTGGGATCATTTACCAGGTGTGAATTTTGGCAGGCGATTTCATCCCTATAGTTCAGGAGCTGACACAAATGGACAGATGAG GATGGGACAGAGATGA
- the LOC117634383 gene encoding phosphoglycerate mutase-like protein 4 isoform X2 — protein MLSATSSLSLTKPPQASQSAQLNVDALRPNHPWQRHQCPSRSPIPGPISLSFSLHLNPPFRSKSHSSRLGCVGSDYAEIIVLRHGETAWNADGRIQGHLDVELNDAGRQQAAVVGDRLSKEPKISVVYSSDLARAYETAQIIAARCGGIKVVTDVDLRERHLGDLQGLVFRDTAKLNPKAHQAFVSRETCQEIPGGGESRDQLHQRCASSVQRISNKHKGERVVLVSHGGFIRTLYKQASPDGRSVEKVLNTSVNIIHVYDDGKWTIKSWGDVSHLNPTGYLQSGFGGDEKSG, from the exons atgCTCAGCGCCACAAGTTCTCTGTCTCTCACTAAACCTCCTCAGGCGTCACAGAGCGCACAGCTTAACGTTGACGCATTGCGGCCGAATCATCCATGGCAACGTCATCAGTGCCCGAGTCGGAGTCCGATTCCAGGTCCGATCTCACTCTCATTCTCCTTGCACCTAAATCCTCCGTTTCGTTCCAAATCGCATAGTTCTCGATTAGG CTGTGTTGGCTCGGATTACGCAGAGATCATAGTACTGCGTCACGGTGAAACGGCCTGGAACGCTGATGGAAGAATCCAG GGGCATCTGGATGTTGAGTTAAATGATGCCGGGAGGCAGCAAGCGGCTGTA GTGGGTGATAGGTTATCCAAGGAGCCCAAGATCTCCGTTGTATATTCTTCTGACTTAGCACGAGCTTATGAAACTGCACAGATAATTGCAGCCAGGTGTGGCGGGATAAAG GTTGTAACAGATGTTGATTTACGAGAAAGGCATTTAGGGGATCTTCAAGGCCTTGTATTTCGCGACACTGCCAAACTTAATCCTAAGGCTCACCAGGCCTTTGTATCTCGTGAGACATGCCAAGAGATTCCA GGTGGTGGAGAAAGTCGTGATCAACTTCATCAACGTTGCGCATCTTCAGTGCAGAGAATTAGCAATAAGCACAAAG GAGAGCGAGTAGTTCTAGTCAGTCATGGAGGGTTTATCAGAACACTGTACAAACAGGCTTCCCCGGATGGCAGGTCTGTTGAAAAAGTACTCAATACATCCGTCAACATAATTCACGTGTATGATGACGGCAAATGGACCATAAAATCCTGGGGTGATGTTAGTCACCTCAACCCAACAGGTTATCTGCAATCGGGTTTCGGCGGGGACGAAAAATCTGGTTAG
- the LOC117634383 gene encoding phosphoglycerate mutase-like protein 4 isoform X1 produces MATSSVPESESDSSCVGSDYAEIIVLRHGETAWNADGRIQGHLDVELNDAGRQQAAVVGDRLSKEPKISVVYSSDLARAYETAQIIAARCGGIKVVTDVDLRERHLGDLQGLVFRDTAKLNPKAHQAFVSRETCQEIPGGGESRDQLHQRCASSVQRISNKHKGERVVLVSHGGFIRTLYKQASPDGRSVEKVLNTSVNIIHVYDDGKWTIKSWGDVSHLNPTGYLQSGFGGDEKSG; encoded by the exons ATGGCAACGTCATCAGTGCCCGAGTCGGAGTCCGATTCCAG CTGTGTTGGCTCGGATTACGCAGAGATCATAGTACTGCGTCACGGTGAAACGGCCTGGAACGCTGATGGAAGAATCCAG GGGCATCTGGATGTTGAGTTAAATGATGCCGGGAGGCAGCAAGCGGCTGTA GTGGGTGATAGGTTATCCAAGGAGCCCAAGATCTCCGTTGTATATTCTTCTGACTTAGCACGAGCTTATGAAACTGCACAGATAATTGCAGCCAGGTGTGGCGGGATAAAG GTTGTAACAGATGTTGATTTACGAGAAAGGCATTTAGGGGATCTTCAAGGCCTTGTATTTCGCGACACTGCCAAACTTAATCCTAAGGCTCACCAGGCCTTTGTATCTCGTGAGACATGCCAAGAGATTCCA GGTGGTGGAGAAAGTCGTGATCAACTTCATCAACGTTGCGCATCTTCAGTGCAGAGAATTAGCAATAAGCACAAAG GAGAGCGAGTAGTTCTAGTCAGTCATGGAGGGTTTATCAGAACACTGTACAAACAGGCTTCCCCGGATGGCAGGTCTGTTGAAAAAGTACTCAATACATCCGTCAACATAATTCACGTGTATGATGACGGCAAATGGACCATAAAATCCTGGGGTGATGTTAGTCACCTCAACCCAACAGGTTATCTGCAATCGGGTTTCGGCGGGGACGAAAAATCTGGTTAG
- the LOC117633963 gene encoding CDPK-related kinase 5 — translation MGICTSKPSPNSHTSSPKSDSPQTKESSVKQPDAPANGENPRDDKPEAESVKKSPFFPFYSPSPAHYFFSKKSPARSPANVSSNSTPKRFFKRPFPPPSPAKHIRAVLLRRHGSVKPNEAAIPEGSEAEAATGLDKSFGFSKHFGNKYELGEEVGRGHFGYTCKATFKKGELKGQQAAVKVIPKAKMTTAIAIEDVRREVKILKALTGHNNLVKFHDAFEDHDNVYIVMELCEGGELLDRILARGGKYTEDDARTVMIQILNVVAFCHLQGVVHRDLKPENFLFSSRDEDSQLKAIDFGLSDFVKPDERLNDIVGSAYYVAPEVLHRSYATEADVWSVGVIAYILLCGSRPFWARTESGIFRAVLKADPSFDEPPWPSLSAEARDFVKRLLNKDPRKRMTAAQALSHPWLKNSNEVKVPLDILIFKLMKVYMRSSALRKAALRSLSKTLTVDELSYLKEQFALLEPNKNGTISLENIKTALMKNATDAMKEARIADFLASLNALQYRRMDFEEFCTASLSVHQLEALDRWEQHARCAYELFEKDGNRAIVIEELASELGLSPSVPVHAVLHDWIRHTDGKLSFLGFVKLLHGVSSRTVPKAQ, via the exons ATGGGTATTTGCACCTCCAAACCCTCCCCAAACTCTCACACTTCATCTCCCAAATCCGATTCTCCACAGACTAAGGAAAGCTCTGTTAAGCAACCGGACGCCCCCGCCAATGGCGAAAACCCTAGAGATGACAAGCCTGAAGCGGAGAGCGTCAAGAAGTCGCCGTTTTTCCCGTTCTATAGTCCGAGCCCGGCGCACTACTTCTTCTCCAAGAAGTCTCCGGCGAGATCTCCGGCGAATGTGAGCTCCAACTCGACGCCCAAGCGGTTCTTCAAGCGGCCGTTCCCACCGCCGTCACCGGCGAAGCATATAAGGGCGGTTCTGTTGAGGAGGCATGGGTCCGTGAAGCCGAATGAGGCAGCGATACCGGAGGGGAGCGAGGCTGAGGCTGCGACGGGGCTTGATAAGAGCTTTGGGTTCTCCAAGCATTTTGGGAACAAGTATGAGCTTGGTGAAGAGGTTGGGAGAGGGCATTTTGGGTACACTTGCAAAGCTACGTTTAAGAAGGGCGAGCTCAAGGGCCAACAGGCCGCTGTCAAAGTCATCCCCAAAGCCAAG ATGACTACTGCTATTGCAATTGAGGATGTGAGAAGGGAGGTGAAGATATTGAAAGCTTTGACTGGACATAACAATCTAGTAAAATTCCATGATGCTTTTGAAGACCATGATAATGTCTACATAGTAATGGA ATTATGTGAAGGAGGGGAGCTCTTAGATAGGATACTTGCAAG GGGTGGGAAATACacggaggatgatgcaaggaCCGTCATGATACAAATATTAAATGTTGTTGCGTTTTGCCACCTTCAAGGCGTGGTGCATCGGGATCTTAAACCTGAG AATTTTCTGTTTTCGTCAAGGGATGAGGATTCACAGTTGAAGGCTATAGACTTTGGCTTGTCAGATTTTGTCAAACCAG ATGAAAggcttaatgacattgttGGTAGTGCGTACTATGTAGCCCCTGAAGTTCTACATAGATCTTATGCTACTGAGGCTGATGTCTGGAGCGTAGGTGTGATTGCATACATACTTTTGTGTGGCAGCCGTCCATTTTGGGCTCGAACTGAGTCCGGCATCTTTCGGGCTGTTCTAAAAGCTGATCCAAGTTTTGATGAACCACCTTGGCCATCTCTGTCTGCAGAGGCaagagattttgtcaagcgCCTATTAAATAAAGATCCACGGAAAAGAATGACTGCTGCTCAAGCCCTAA GTCATCCCTGGCTTAAAAACTCTAATGAGGTTAAAGTTCCTCTGGATATATTAATATTCAAACTCATGAAGGTTTATATGCGTTCATCAGCTCTCCGAAAAGCTGCTTTAAGG TCGCTTTCCAAAACATTGACTGTGGACGAGCTTTCTTATTTGAAGGAGCAGTTTGCACTATTggaaccaaataaaaatggcaCAATAAGCttagaaaatattaaaacg GCGTTGATGAAAAATGCAACTGATGCAATGAAGGAGGCACGAATTGCTGATTTTCTAGCATCG CTTAATGCACTGCAATACAGAAGGATGGATTTTGAGGAATTTTGTACAGCTTCACTAAGTGTCCACCAACTTGAGGCACTTGATCGATGGGAGCAACATGCTCGTTGTGCCTATGAGCTGTTTGAGAAGGATGGCAACAGGGCTATTGTTATTGAGGAACTGGCATCG GAACTTGGCCTCAGCCCTTCCGTCCCAGTTCATGCAGTTCTTCACGATTGGATTAGGCACACTGATGGAAAGCTTAGTTTCCTTGGATTTGTCAAATTGTTGCATGGGGTTTCTAGCCGAACTGTACCAAAAGCTCAATGA
- the LOC117634382 gene encoding phosphoglycerate mutase-like protein 4 isoform X1, with product MATSSVPESSMAEFDSSCVGSDYAEIIVLRHGETAWNADRRIQGQLDVELNDAGRQQAALLGDRLSKEPKISLVYSSDLARAYETAQIIAARCGGLKVVTDVDLRERHLGDLQGLVFRDTAKLNPKAHQAFVSHETCQEIPGGGESRDRFHQRCTSSLQRIGNKHKAERVVVVSHGAVIETLDKQASPDGRSVRYVLNASVNIFHVYDDGKWTIKSWGDVSHLNQTGSLQSDFGRDEKSG from the exons ATGGCAACGTCATCAGTGCCCGAGTCGTCCATGGCGGAGTTCGATTCCAG CTGTGTTGGCTCGGATTACGCGGAGATCATAGTACTGCGTCACGGTGAAACGGCCTGGAACGCTGATAGAAGAATCCAG GGGCAACTGGATGTTGAATTAAATGATGCTGGGAGGCAGCAAGCAGCTCTA TTGGGTGATAGGTTATCCAAGGAGCCCAAGATCTCCCTTGTATATTCTTCTGACTTAGCAAGAGCTTATGAAACTGCGCAGATAATTGCAGCCAGGTGCGGCGGGCTAAAG GTTGTAACAGATGTTGATTTACGAGAAAGGCATTTAGGGGATCTTCAAGGCCTGGTATTTCGTGACACTGCCAAACTTAATCCTAAGGCTCACCAGGCCTTTGTATCTCATGAGACATGTCAAGAGATTCCA GGTGGTGGAGAAAGTCGCGATCGATTTCATCAACGTTGCACGTCATCATTGCAGAGAATTGGCAATAAGCACAAAG CAGAGCGAGTAGTTGTGGTCAGTCATGGAGCGGTTATTGAAACACTCGACAAACAGGCTTCCCCGGATGGCAGGTCTGTCAGATATGTACTCAATGCATCCGTCAACATATTTCACGTGTATGATGACGGCAAATGGACCATAAAATCCTGGGGTGATGTTAGTCACCTCAACCAAACAGGTTCTCTGCAATCAGATTTCGGCAGGGACGAAAAATCTGGTTAG
- the LOC117634441 gene encoding patatin-like protein 3: MSTGLTKRRMMTVLSIDGGGIRGIIPSTVLAFLESKLQELDGPNARIADYFDIIAGTSTGGLVTTMLTAPNKDNRPMYEAKDINKFYLDNTPKIFPQNSRNNFLTSITSMVGAVMGPKYDGKYLRTLVNGLLGDLTLKQTLTTVIIPTFDIKHLQPVIFSTTDAKESALKNAKLSDICISTSAAPTFLPAHYFEVNSEGRTRTFDLIDGGVAANNPTMMAISHINREILKHDSEPMDASRLLVLSLGTGAAKFEGKYNAAMASKWGLISWMFDNGSTPLVDVFNDASSDMVDIHVSTLFQSIHAKDNYLRIQDDSLSGDEVSVDIATEKNLNRLVEIGKELLKKRLSRVNLDIGRYEEVEGEGTYEEALVDFAKRLSDAKKIGQNK; the protein is encoded by the exons ATGTCGACTGGTTTGACAAAGAGAAGGATGATGACAGTGCTAAGCATTGATGGAGGTGGCATCAGAGGCATAATTCCCAGCACCGTCTTGGCCTTCCTTGAATCCAAGCTTCAG GAATTGGATGGGCCAAATGCAAGAATTGCAGATTATTTCGACATAATTGCCGGAACAAGCACCGGTGGTCTTGTCACCACCATGCTTACAGCTCCCAACAAGGACAACCGACCCATGTATGAAGCAAAGGACATCAACAAATTCTATCTGGATAACACCCCTAAGATTTTCCCTCAAAATAG TCGAAACAACTTCTTGACATCAATAACAAGTATGGTTGGTGCGGTTATGGGGCCTAAATATGATGGGAAGTACTTGCGTACATTGGTAAATGGGTTGCTTGGTGATCTCACTCTCAAGCAGACTTTAACCACTGTGATTATTCCAACTTTTGATATCAAGCACCTTCAGCCTGTGATCTTCTCAACCACCGAT GCGAAAGAAAGTGCTCTGAAAAATGCCAAGCTTTCGGATATCTGCATAAGCACCTCTGCTGCTCCTACTTTTCTCCCAGCACACTACTTCGAGGTCAATAGTGAGGGAAGGACCCGAACTTTTGATCTCATTGATGGCGGGGTTGCTGCAAACAATCCT ACAATGATGGCCATAAGCCACATAAACAGAGAGATATTGAAGCACGATTCGGAGCCGATGGATGCGAGTAGATTGCTAGTGCTGTCATTGGGCACAGGTGCAGCCAAGTTTGAAGGGAAGTACAATGCAGCCATGGCCTCCAAATGGGGTTTGATCAGTTGGATGTTTGACAATGGGAGCACACCTTTGGTGGACGTTTTTAATGATGCAAGTTCTGATATGGTTGACATTCATGTGTCCACCCTCTTCCAATCCATCCACGCCAAGGACAACTACTTACGCATTCAG GATGACTCGTTAAGCGGTGATGAGGTATCGGTGGATATAGCGACGGAGAAAAATCTAAATAGGCTTGTGGAGATTGGGAAGGAGCTGTTGAAGAAGCGATTGTCACGGGTGAATTTGGATATAGGGAGGTATGAGGAAGTTGAGGGAGAGGGTACTTATGAAGAAGCACTGGTCGATTTTGCCAAAAGGCTCTCGGATGCAAAGAAGATTGgacaaaacaaatga